The following are encoded in a window of Actinomycetes bacterium genomic DNA:
- a CDS encoding CDP-alcohol phosphatidyltransferase family protein — protein sequence MEVQETGVQTDRIVTIPNIISFIRLLGVPLFLWLILVPEADEWALVVLVLAGISDWLDGKIARATGQISKLGQVLDPMADRLYILAALIGLAVREIIPWWLVIVLIARDLVLLLMLPPLKKRGLVGLPVHFLGKAATFCLLYAFPLLLLGDVEGWVGTTAQVFGWAFAIWGTALYWYAALLYLEQARRVIRALPT from the coding sequence GTGGAGGTTCAGGAAACCGGGGTCCAGACGGATCGGATTGTCACGATCCCCAACATCATCAGTTTCATCCGGCTGCTTGGTGTGCCTTTGTTCCTCTGGTTGATTTTGGTGCCGGAGGCCGATGAGTGGGCTTTGGTAGTACTGGTTTTGGCTGGGATTTCTGATTGGCTGGACGGTAAGATCGCGCGGGCTACCGGTCAGATCTCCAAGCTAGGGCAAGTCCTGGATCCGATGGCTGATCGGCTCTACATCCTTGCGGCGTTAATCGGACTCGCGGTGCGCGAAATCATTCCGTGGTGGCTCGTCATTGTATTAATCGCGCGTGACCTGGTCCTGTTGCTGATGCTGCCTCCGCTGAAGAAGCGCGGTTTGGTGGGACTTCCGGTGCACTTCCTCGGCAAGGCGGCGACGTTCTGTCTTTTGTACGCCTTTCCGTTGCTGCTGCTGGGCGATGTGGAAGGTTGGGTTGGAACGACCGCGCAAGTATTTGGATGGGCCTTCGCGATCTGGGGAACTGCGCTGTATTGGTATGCGGCACTGCTGTATTTAGAGCAGGCTCGCCGGGTGATCCGGGCACTGCCAACTTGA